A stretch of Candidatus Sphingomonas phytovorans DNA encodes these proteins:
- a CDS encoding amino acid adenylation domain-containing protein, producing the protein MNAAHAILQLDTAGIDLGVLGDDLVLIGNTKSLPDPLRTELSLHKTKLRHELNGLRAPSLRGEACVERCRFYLPSHGQQRLSFLDALYPNSAAYIVSASVFFRGVTDQNRLVDALRNVVGRHDALYTHLIRTDDIDLAAIDRNVPIDLPLMDLSDHPDQAERLSALRETISTTPFDLTDPPLWRWLLVRTGESSFNLIVAIHHFISDGWSLAAAFRELATEYRLGAARSEAPSAGYSLFARQQRRRLAEPDIPALIEDARNALSACRLESSTFDGKVRPELDSDRAGRLTFSLSPEVTRAVRALAGELSLTVSSILAAMFALTIDRFTEGGPFALGIAASNRPGSRFENIFGFFVNWLAVPVDCGRQETLASLIKRFHEDKLAAIDRVCIPFDEIARTSGASRTPFLHPVFQFMFVSHVPARAVSLPGIEVSLLPLPNGRAKLDLTMFLTDSLAAVSVEGEGELFLEVEYNAQLFNPDLIDRFSQDFRSLVETAAAAGDTTLAQLAPRRQPSIAKGRIVKTAPDVVAMFERVVARTPHAPAVLYSGESLTYRDLRDRAAQIAAGLLQLDCGERRIALLVQRGFELPAALIGSAMANATFVTLDPEAPPERNRRIIADAKPGLMLYSGDCAGDVAALAPDTVCRAIEDFGFSPAGGDPFDTRVCRPDHAAYLLYTSGSSGVPKGALIPHRAVANFAAWMGDALNLSQADRVLAKTPISFDAFLRETLMSLCHGTCVVTADGRQALDVNALVELIDDNAVTVLHATPTLYDELLGIAEGQGSSALRSLSRVMCGGEALPRTLVERHFRLLPDCRLFNVYGPTECTVDVTCKEIRPETGARVTLGRPIDNCMIIIADEQLEPVERGRSGEIVIAGTPVGLGYLGAAAGSAFLDPFPHSGGQRAYRTGDMGRMLPDGEIEYLGRRDRQIKVRGMRIECGEVEQQIEAHPVVERCVVVASDGAGQGAELLAAVRLVPGARQDARTLTRLMRSYLSDYLPLAMIPNLVAPMAAFPRTAHGKLDASALARELRACREDANARTHAPSQPNAIETEIIAMAEALLGQTGIAVHDNFFDRGGHSLNAIRLINQANKRFGTTLTVKELFNEPTISALAAAIAASAGRETGAGPVIRPIRRRRRPSAMLTDAD; encoded by the coding sequence GTGAACGCCGCCCACGCGATCCTGCAACTCGACACTGCCGGCATCGACCTTGGCGTTCTCGGCGATGATCTGGTTCTCATCGGAAATACGAAATCGCTTCCGGACCCGCTCCGGACGGAATTGTCGTTGCACAAGACGAAACTCCGCCATGAACTGAACGGACTGCGCGCGCCGTCCCTCCGCGGCGAGGCCTGCGTTGAGCGGTGCCGATTCTACCTGCCGTCGCATGGGCAGCAGCGCCTGTCCTTTCTGGACGCGTTGTATCCGAATAGCGCCGCCTATATCGTTTCAGCCTCCGTTTTCTTCCGCGGCGTGACCGATCAGAACCGCCTGGTCGATGCGCTGCGCAATGTGGTGGGTCGGCACGACGCACTCTATACGCACCTGATCCGAACGGACGACATCGATCTCGCCGCGATCGACCGCAATGTGCCGATCGATCTGCCGCTGATGGACCTGTCGGACCACCCCGACCAGGCGGAGAGGCTGAGCGCCCTTCGCGAAACTATCTCGACCACCCCCTTCGATCTGACCGATCCGCCGCTGTGGCGCTGGCTGCTGGTCCGTACGGGCGAGAGCTCATTCAACCTTATCGTCGCGATCCATCATTTCATCAGCGACGGTTGGTCCCTGGCAGCGGCGTTCCGGGAGCTCGCCACCGAATATCGCCTTGGCGCGGCCAGAAGCGAGGCGCCTTCGGCAGGCTATTCGCTCTTTGCGCGCCAGCAGCGCAGGCGATTGGCCGAGCCGGATATCCCCGCCCTGATCGAAGACGCGCGCAATGCGCTCTCGGCTTGTCGCCTCGAAAGCTCGACCTTCGATGGAAAAGTCCGTCCCGAGCTGGACAGTGATCGGGCCGGCAGGCTGACGTTCAGTCTTTCGCCCGAAGTCACCCGGGCCGTGCGAGCGCTCGCCGGCGAGCTCTCGCTGACCGTCTCAAGCATTCTCGCGGCGATGTTCGCGCTCACCATCGACCGTTTCACCGAGGGGGGCCCCTTCGCGCTTGGCATCGCAGCCTCCAACCGTCCCGGCAGCAGGTTCGAGAATATATTCGGCTTCTTCGTCAACTGGCTTGCGGTTCCGGTCGATTGCGGCAGGCAGGAGACCCTCGCTTCGCTCATCAAGCGCTTCCACGAGGACAAGCTCGCCGCGATCGACCGCGTCTGCATCCCGTTTGACGAGATCGCGCGAACGTCGGGCGCGTCGCGTACGCCGTTCCTCCATCCAGTATTCCAGTTCATGTTCGTGTCCCATGTTCCGGCGCGGGCGGTTTCGCTTCCCGGAATCGAGGTCTCCCTTCTCCCGCTCCCCAACGGCAGAGCCAAGCTCGATCTCACGATGTTCCTCACCGACAGTCTGGCTGCTGTTTCGGTGGAAGGCGAAGGAGAGCTTTTTCTCGAGGTCGAATACAACGCCCAGCTGTTCAATCCCGACCTGATCGATCGTTTCTCGCAGGATTTTCGGTCACTGGTAGAAACGGCCGCCGCGGCAGGCGACACGACTTTGGCGCAGCTTGCGCCGCGACGGCAACCTTCCATCGCAAAAGGCAGGATCGTCAAAACCGCGCCCGATGTGGTGGCGATGTTCGAGCGCGTCGTCGCCCGAACCCCCCACGCGCCGGCGGTCCTTTATTCGGGAGAATCCCTGACTTACCGCGATTTGCGGGACCGCGCCGCCCAGATCGCTGCCGGGCTCCTGCAACTGGATTGCGGCGAGCGTAGGATCGCCCTCCTCGTCCAGCGTGGTTTCGAACTGCCGGCCGCGCTGATCGGATCGGCGATGGCGAATGCTACGTTCGTGACGCTCGATCCCGAGGCTCCGCCCGAGCGGAATCGGCGGATCATCGCGGATGCGAAACCGGGACTGATGTTATATTCCGGCGACTGCGCCGGCGATGTCGCAGCGCTGGCGCCGGATACGGTTTGCCGAGCCATCGAGGATTTCGGTTTCTCCCCCGCCGGTGGTGACCCGTTCGACACGCGCGTCTGTCGGCCGGATCACGCGGCCTATCTGCTGTACACCTCCGGCAGCTCGGGCGTGCCGAAGGGGGCCCTGATCCCGCACCGCGCCGTCGCGAATTTCGCGGCATGGATGGGCGACGCCCTGAACCTGTCGCAAGCGGATCGGGTGCTGGCGAAGACACCGATCAGTTTCGACGCATTCTTGCGCGAAACGCTGATGTCGCTGTGCCACGGAACGTGCGTCGTCACGGCCGATGGCCGTCAGGCGCTCGACGTGAACGCGCTCGTCGAGCTGATCGACGACAACGCCGTGACGGTCCTGCACGCGACCCCCACTCTCTACGACGAGTTGCTCGGGATAGCGGAAGGACAGGGGAGCTCGGCCTTGCGTTCCCTCTCGCGCGTGATGTGCGGCGGAGAAGCCTTGCCGCGGACGCTGGTCGAACGGCATTTCCGCTTGCTGCCCGATTGCAGGCTGTTCAACGTCTATGGACCGACGGAGTGCACAGTCGACGTCACCTGCAAGGAGATCCGGCCCGAGACCGGCGCGAGGGTCACGCTGGGACGCCCGATCGACAATTGCATGATCATCATCGCCGACGAGCAGCTGGAGCCGGTAGAGCGTGGCAGAAGCGGAGAGATCGTGATCGCCGGCACGCCGGTCGGTCTCGGTTATCTCGGCGCCGCGGCCGGGTCCGCCTTTCTTGATCCTTTCCCGCATTCCGGCGGGCAGCGGGCATATCGTACCGGCGACATGGGCCGCATGCTGCCCGACGGGGAAATCGAATATCTCGGCCGCCGCGACCGCCAGATCAAAGTCCGCGGCATGCGGATCGAGTGCGGCGAGGTCGAGCAGCAGATCGAGGCGCATCCGGTGGTGGAGCGATGCGTGGTGGTCGCAAGCGACGGTGCCGGCCAGGGCGCCGAACTCCTCGCAGCCGTCCGGCTCGTCCCCGGTGCGCGCCAGGACGCGCGGACGTTGACGCGGCTCATGCGGTCCTACCTGTCCGACTATCTGCCGCTGGCGATGATCCCGAACCTCGTCGCGCCGATGGCGGCGTTTCCGCGCACCGCGCACGGCAAGCTCGATGCGAGCGCGCTCGCGCGCGAGCTGAGAGCGTGCCGCGAGGACGCGAACGCACGCACGCACGCCCCTTCGCAACCGAACGCGATCGAAACCGAAATCATCGCGATGGCGGAGGCCTTGCTGGGACAGACGGGCATTGCCGTTCACGACAATTTCTTCGATCGCGGCGGGCATTCGCTCAACGCCATAAGATTGATCAACCAGGCCAATAAGCGTTTCGGCACCACGCTGACCGTCAAGGAGCTCTTCAACGAGCCGACGATTTCCGCGCTCGCCGCCGCGATCGCGGCAAGCGCCGGCCGGGAGACGGGCGCGGGCCCGGTCATTCGTCCGATCCGTCGTCGGCGGCGTCCGTCGGCAATGTTGACCGATGCTGACTGA